CTCTGGAGAATACTAGAACAATTAAGACTTATCCTTAATGAGTCCTCACTAACTCTCCCAAGCATCTCCTTGTTGGGTGTCCTCCACTTTATTCTGTTTACAGTAGTGCAAGCGTTGGAGCTAACATGTTtagactaaattttaaaaatgttgattttGCTGGGAGATCATGGCTCACACTTTTgttcctagcacttaggaggcagaggcaggctgatctcaaagtttgaggccaggctggtgtatagattgagttccaggaaagctgggtcaacacagagaaaccctgtcttgaaaaatcataaaaaataaagacaacaattttttaaatattgttcatttcttttaatatgcttttaagGGTACTTTTGGGAGGGgtatcaaaatataaaacttagTTTGGGCCCCACAGGATTATTAGTGTCCAATGCTGCTAGCCATAAGTGGAATTTGCCAATTTTGCTAGAAATTAGTGCAATTTGGATGTTCTAGTGGAACACTGAATTTTTGGGAGAGGGATCTTTGGAGTGTATGATGGGGTCCTTAAGCCTTATTAGTGTTCTTTGGGAAGGTGAGTCCTCCCTCTCTGTGCTTGCTTTTTTCTCCTAGGTATGGAGTACTCGTCCTGGCCCCCTCTAGGATGGGTTCTGGCCTGAGCTTGGCTCCGTGTGGTTCAGGAGCGTCTAGGCCTCCTAGGCAGGCCTAGGAGGAGTTCATaactctccttcttctccttcagaaTCAAGGACATTCAAAGCAAAGGAGCTATGGGAGAAGAATGGGGCTGTAATTATGGCTGTGCGAAGGCCGGGCTGTTTCCTCTGTCGAGCGGTGAGTGCCTTTGAGGATCTCTTGGAAAGGAAGCATCTGACAGTGGGGTCTGGAGTATTTCCAGCCAAGACCAAAGGGCTTATGTGTGCTTCTGAGCCTTCTGTCAGTTCTGGATGCTTCTGTTATTTGCTCTATGCATTTGTTTTGACATttgctctgttttttgtttttccctaacAACTCTGTATATCCTGGTGGGGTTAGTAACAAGTCTGCTTTCTTTGTCCTTCAGACCTTTTGCCCAGTATGATAGCAGCCACGTCCTGCCCCGCCTTTTCGTTAGATCTAGAAGAGCAACAGGAACAAATTCTGAGTTCCTATTGGTCAGCATAGATGCACACTTGTCGAAATAATGGTCTGGAGAGCTGAGAAAATTGAATAGGGTTCTCTTGCCCTTCAAACCACTTGGCTCCTCACATAACCCTATTGTCCCTGTCAGGGTCATCACTCTCATTTCTCTGGAAGCCTGGCCCACCActaaaagatttctttctgttgtgtatgtgtggtacaaAATCCACGGATGCTGCTGAGTACACAGCCTTTGCAGCTCCTTACCTGCCAGGCCCCTCTTTTCCagcttttttaagacaggttctcgtGTGGCCCAGACTGACTCCACTTGCAAGGTAGCCCTTGAATTTCTggtcttcccatctccacctcccgagtgctgggatttcagacatgtaccaccatgtccagtttccTGTGATGcgtgggattgaacccagggctttgtgcatgcaagacaagcactctaccaactgagccacatcccagcctgTGCAGGGCTTCTCAAGGGCATCTTAGCAATGCAGCCTGTTGTCACCATTCTCATTCTGCACAGGACAGTGGTACAGAGGTTGCCACAAAGCCAAGCTGCCCGCTTATTGTGTGCTCACTTATTGCTGCTGTAGCAAAATGCCACACAGCTGGTGGCTTTCACAGCAGTTAGCTTACAGGCTGAAGGTCAGAATTCCCAAATGGAATCTGGTTGCATTCCCCCTGGAAACTGCAGTGGATGTCCATTTTCTTGCCGTTTCCACTCTTCCAGAGCCCACCACTTTTCTTCGCTTGTGATTTCTCCCTGTGTTTCTAAAGTCAGCAACTGCTGCTCACCCATTGTCGCATCACATCCCTAAATACTAACTTTCTGTCCCTCCTCTATCCAAGACCCCAGTGATGGCCTTGGCCCCATCCAGTTAGCATAGGGCCTTCCTCATTTAAGGCCAGGTGATCGCCAAGCTGTTTCCTGTCAGTCTCAGTGCCCCTGGCCATGTGACAGGTCACAGGCATTCAGAGCTGGCCATCTTTACGGGTTcgttattttctttcatcttggAGGTGGAGGATAAACTTGGGTCTCTTGATTCCCATTCTGAGATGCCTCCAGACACCAGCAGAGATGCTATTCTGACATGATCTGTTGAAATCAGTGACACAGAGGGGGGTCCCAGGAGCCACAGCTCTTGGTCACTACAGCCAGTTTTCCTGTGTTCTGCTTTGTGCCCTGGAGCAGCATTCAGTGGAAACTTACAGTGTCCAGAAAGCTGGGTGGATAGAAACGAGTGACTCAACAGACACGTGGGCAGGAGTTACAGGACTCTATTTCCTCTCAAGGGCTTTAGATGGTGACATACCCAGAGGAAATAGCCAAGGAAAAGCAGTGAACCTCATTTCCAACAGGTGGTCTTCAACCATATCAAAAACAAAGCTCCAGTCAAAATTTGCTACTCAGTAGAGTTCTTGGTGAAATTATGTTATAATCAATCCTGTTTTGTCTAGCTATGCTTCTCTTATTCTAGGAAACATAGTTGCTTTCATGTTACATTGTATTTGTATCAGAGGTAGGCCAGTTACATTTAAAAGAACTTCCTGATGATTCTTTAATTACAGCATCTTATGTGAAAAAGGAAGTGGTTCTTCGGGTTAAAGCTTTTCCATGATTTATGTGGTATTGTTTATTCTTCCAGAACATGGCTCATGAGGGTCAAAGATGTGTGTACTAATTCAACTCTGCCACATCTTCCCATTGTCAATCTTCAGCTCTTCCTGCCATACATTCAGGACATTCGAACATCCAGCCACGTTCTAGACACTatgaaacaaaagacagaatGTATAGCAGTGAGACATACTTAGGAGTCTGAGTGATAATGCATGATGATGACATGAAGGCTTAGCACAAATGAaaaaccacatacatacatacacacacatatacagagagagagagagagaaggcagagaacatGCTTGAGACATAGGGACAGGTCCAGGAGACCTTTCTAGAACAAAGATACCTTTCCAGTAGGTTAAATTAGAGCTGGAAAGAGGAGATATCTAGGAGGGAATGGAGGGGGTCGCCTTGCATTGAAGCTTGGGGGCCACAGTCACATGGCCTTCACACATATGTCTGATGGACCCTTGGGCTAGTATACAAGGTAGGAAAACTTGTCCTGACTGAGCATAAAGGACATGCTTGGGACAGCCACTGTTCCAGAGACTCCCTGGGCATATTTCGCTTTCCCACTTTGAGAAGataagaagcctgggctgggAGTCCACCTGAAACCCCGTCCTGAGGCCTGGTGTCTAACACATGATGGGCTACAAGACCTGACTTGTCTCTGGGATTTTtgtcatctttcttcctctgctcagTGTCAGCCATGGGcagtggtttggttttgttgttgttgttttgtttgtttgttttaacatcaCCTCTCCAAGTGCTCATGTCCCTGAACTGTCTTCTATAGGAGGCAGCAGACCTGTCCTCCCTGAAGCCCCAGTTGGATGAACTAGGTGTCCCTCTCTATGCTGTGGTGAAGGAGCAGGTTAAGGCAGAAGTGAAGGACTTCCAGCCTTACTTCAAAGGGGAAATCTTCCTGGATGAAaaggtgagtgtgtgtgactgGAGAGAAACCTCGGTGTGTAAAAgaccttcctcttcttccaaaggCCCCtcattcagtttccagcaccacaGCCTGCAAagccagctccagggggtccagtgccctcttctggcctctgtgaacactgcacacacacacacacacacacacacacaaatgcatgtataAACACAGTtagaaataaaatgcagaaagaCAGAGTATGTTACAGGCTTGTGGGCCCTAGGCTGGGAGGTATGGTACTTATCTGGGAGAGGTCGCTGGCCTGGGACTGGAGGAGGGCCTTCCCCTTCTGTTTGCCTGAGCTGGCAGGGTCCCCCAGCTCTCAGAGCACAGCGCAGGCAGACTCAGGAAGGTTGTTGGCTGTTATTTCTaaggctttctttttaattgaccCAGGAGGGTGGAAATAGCAGCAAACTCCAGCCCCTTGGCATGAATCCCTGCCCCTTAATTAATGCAGTTgtgcctcccttctcttcccctgcaCAATGTTGTAAGAAAAGAGACGGTGGGGGCAGAGTTGTTTCCCTAGATTGGAGCTACCTTGAGACCTGAAGTTGACCTCAGTGGTATAGTGCTTCATAGACAAATGCAAGTCTCCATGTTCTATCCCTGcatcataaaaataacataaagtttgggtttttatttttttttttaaaaaaaaaggctttttttttcttcttttcttttttctcttttttatttttttccttaaatcagAGCTggcaaatttttatttctctaggcAGTTTAGTATGTCCCTGGGTGGAGTGATGTGTTAGATAGGCTCTGGGGCTTTTGGCATCCTTCCTGGGGATGAAAAACATACAGACTGCTCACACAAGATCTTCTTGCTCCCTAGAAAAAATTCTATGGTccagagaggaggaagatgatgtTCATGGGCCTCATCCGTTTGGGTGTGTGGTACAACTCCTTCCGGGCCTGGAATGGAGGCTTCTCTGGAAACCTAGAAGGCGAAGGCTTCATCCTCGGAGGGGTTTTTGTGATAGGACCTGGAAAACAGGTAGGATCTGTGTTTGCAGAAGATCTGTGGAATTGAGGCCAGATCCAGAGAGGGGCAGGCATTGGGTGTGGGGTCTCCATGTCTAAAGTCGCCcatcctttctcccagctctTGTCGCTGGTCACTCACACACTTTACAGTCATGCTAGGAGACAGTCCTGCTGCTCACACTGCAGGTGGCGACCTTGACTGAGAGGAAGTAAGCAGCTATACCAATGTGCTTGGTCCAGCGCGGCACTGCAGGGACCTGAGCCCAGGTTTTCTCATTTCAAGCTGTGTTTCTGTTCTCAGCCAGATATCTCACTTTTATTCTATTTGTGAATATACTCAGTTGGGATGTTCCCAAACCATCAAGGatgaataaagagaaaagcagagaggagaagggatAGATAAAAAGCAGTCTGGCTGAGCGGTGgcagttcatgcctttaatcccagcacttgggaggcaggcagttctctgtgagtttgaggccagtctgatctacagagctagtgccaggacagactccacaTTGGGCCTTGGGGCTTCCAGTGCACTATATAGCAGGCATGGGTCACAGAAGGAAGACCTGGTTatgacatgcacatgtgtacgGAATGGTTGGatctttggtgttttgtttctgtagaaAAGCAGCCTTAGTCTGCATTGTTGGACCTCACaatataagagaaataagaatGAGAACCAAAATCTTTGACTGTTAATCTTTAtttctaatcttttaaaaatggcattGGTAATTGTTCTTACTTACTCGTGTTAGAATTTAGTATTAAATGGTGTCGAATTTGGCATAGTTCTGTCTGTTGATTTCTAGTAAACATACCAAGTGTCTTAATGGTAACGGCTGCAAAGCACCTGCCTGTCATGTCTTCCCTATGACCAGTCTAGGATGTTAGCCATCTCCGTGTAAGAAAGTGGGCCTAGAGATAGCAAGCAAGTCAGCCAGAGGCACTGCTGGTAAGCAGCACAGGAAAAATTAAACCCAGGAACACAGAAGGATACCGCCTACAGAATGTCTACAATTGTCCTCAGCTGTGGTCCTCAGTGACCTGGCCCACGTGACCCTCCAAGGTGCCCTCCCTGCCCACTCTGAGCCCTGTGGGGTTTCAttgtcttccctctgcctcctgtggtGGCCCCTAGGGCAGGGCTTGGCACAGCTGCTAGCCTTTTCTTGCCTGGTGATGACTCACTTGGTACTCATGGCTGGGCTCGCACATTCCTGGTATCCTTAGGTAGGGTGTTGGTTCTGTGGAGTTTCTGGAAAGGTGGAAGGTGAACTGGGATGGTGGGGATCAGGACTCACCTGGGTTCCTAGTGGGGGTGGCTGTTGCCTCCTTGTTATATCAAGTGCCTCTAggtatgaatttttttaaataatgatttgtGATTCCTACTTTAAAGAAATGCATATACCAGAGATTCCAAAAAGAACAAACTAGTGGAAGGTGGGTGGAGCCTTCCTGTCAGCTGTTGAAGACAATCCACGGGGACAGAGCTGACGGCAGTGGGTTTGCTTCCCGCACCATTATATATTCTTCCCCGAATTTTCACTGCCTGCATTTGGCTTATTGAGCAAGTAATTGCAGTTTCATCAGTCACTTCCCAATAGTCAACACAGCATGCTGGggttttaattattgtttatttatttgtgtgtgtgtgtgtgtgtgtgtgtatgtgtgtgtgtgtgtacagcaatGTGCATACACAATGCGTGTgtgaaagtcaaaggacaactctcaggagtcagttctcacctccCTTCCTAAGATCCAGGGTCTAAACTCGGGTTATTAGCCCTGTATATTGCAAGAGCCTCTACTGGACAAGCCTTCTTCTGAACCCaacttcttttttgctttttgctttgtttttgttgttattgtttttataatgatAGAACACCTTACAGATCATTTTAAATGTAAGGCTAGTGTCCAGATACATTTAGTGAGAGAACTCTGACAATTTCTGATATCATTTTACTACTTCAGAGAAACTGGGATGTCCTATGTCCTATGTTATTGTGTTTCCTTCACAGTATTGGAAGTGTGACCCCAGTTTCGTTTCATTCctctttttttgtggttgttttgttttgtttttgtttttcgggacagggaTCCTCTATGTAGCTTTGTTTCCTATCCTGGAAatcattctgtagagcaggctggcttctgactcacagagatctgcctgcctctgcctcccgagtgctgggattaaaggtgtgcgccactacgaCCCAGCCGTGACCCCAGTTTCTTAAGAGGATTAAAGGGGCCTGCTATCTCAGATGGTCATTTAGCACCCATCAATGTGGACTCTGAGCTATACTTTGTAggatatttatgttttcattctcttctctccccgGGTGATAGACTTTTATCTGCCTGTCATCCAGGAAGTCTTCCACCCATCCTGGCTTCCTATGTCCCAAATACTGGGGTGTAGATCCCTCAGACCCCTTCCTCAGAAGCCTGGCCTCCTCAAGGGCAGGTGTGGGTTTCATTCAGTGCTGGGCTCTCGGCTGCCCAATCACAGGGCTTGATGGACAGCAGAAGTTCAGAGTCCGCATCATGATTGAAAACTGatatcccttcctgtttctgctgtaGGGCGTCCTTCTTGAGCACCGAGAAAAAGAGTTTGGAGACAAAGTGAACCCATTCTCTGTTCTGGAAGCTGTAAAGAAGATCAAGCCACAGAATCCAGCCTCAGGGGAAAGCTGATCATGTACAACATCTGACTGGGGAAGAACAGGACCTTCACGCGTCTTCACTGAATGAGCTGTGCTTCCATGAGCTAGGAGCTGCTGTACCATATTCACTAGGGATTGGTGATATATTAGTATCGTCTTCTGTGTCGGCCCCGAGTAGGTCCCCTAGAAAAGTGATTAAAATCTAGGAGATCAGTCATAGTTTATTTGAGGAAAGATCTAGAAAATCCAAGGCTTAAAGTTGACTGTTCCACCTCCTTTCAAATGATATAGCCTGATTGCTAGTATTTGAAGTGAATTTTATTATcgtatataagaaaaaaatctaatatctAAGAAAAGTGGGGCTAAGAatcagctcagtggtagagcatgtacCTAACACGCACAAGGCCCTTGggttggacacacacacacacacacccctaagaAAAGTTGGTGATTACCTTGTCAATTAGAGAATATAAGGCTTTTTGTTCGGTATGTTTTCTGTTAACAGCTTGTTATGTAATGCCAATGGACCACATACAGCAACTGCTGTGTTCCTGGATAGTCTGATAAAGGTAAATTACAAAGTGAAATTTCTTGTGGTCTTCTTTTCTGAACTCAGAAATTTGTTTCAGTGGACAAAGCTGTCACCTTCGGCTCTAATAAAGCAAGCATCAGAAATCTCCTTTGCAcacaagtttttcttttcctccttcctcttgcttCAGTTTCATGTTCTGGTCttacagacagattttttttattgatgagttacaaaaaaaaaagtgtcaccaTATTGCTGGCTAACAGTGAAAACTCATTATTCTCCTGGGAGGGAGTAAGGAAGGGCAGCTCAGGTGACCGTGACCTAATGCGGTTAAAAATGGTCAGAAAGATGCATCCCGTCATGCCTGTTAGTAGTTAGGCTGTCTTCTCGGGAGGAATGATCTCAGCATTGAAATTTGACAACTCCCTTCATATTGTTCTTATGGCCTAGTCTGGTAAACCAGAAAAAGAAGGACATCCTGAAGATGAGATATAACTCCCCCCATTTGCTGAGTTTGAATTTTGTCTCAGAAGTATAAGGTCagagcccggcagtggtggcatatgcctttaatcccggcactcggaggtaaaggcaggcagatctctgtgatttcaaggccagcctagtctacagattgtcccaggacaaccagggctacacagagaaaccctgtcttgaagcaaacaaaccaaaagaagtaTAAAGTCAGCAGCCCCAAGGAgagtcttcctgccttcctccactAAGACACCAAGTAGTCCAGTGGCAGAGAGGTGggtgtgggagtcagaggagggCCAGGCTGGAATCTGCCCTCTAGGAAAATAGGGGAGCAGACAGGCCAGCAGTCAAGCCAGGAAAGGAGGCAAGGTGGGACTGAGTATGCAGATGGAATGAGGGGGATGGTGTAGGACCAAGATCAAACAGGGGTCTGACTTTGGGTGGGGATGGCGACATGGACGGTGCACAGCCCATGCTGTTCATGATTCTGTAGTCTGAGGCAATGTCCTTCCAGTCCCTGTGTGGGTTGATATGACTTCTTTCCCAGAAGCTGTGTTCCCTGGGCCTCTGGTACTTGATAAGATAAGTAAATAGGGTTTTTGGAGGCCCCAAAAGAGACTGGAGGGCTCAAAAACAGTTCTCTCTTGCTCCAAAAAGCAAAAGGGAGATGCCTCATGGGCAAAATGTTTGTTGTGCTTGCCTAAGGAtctggatccccagcactcatgaaaaAAGCTGGGCGTGGCTGCCTATAAAGTAATGAAAGGTGGAACATGGAGGAACCTGGAGGGCTGGGGTAGGGTAGGGGTAGGGAGGGTGAGgctgctagccagccagtctacccAGTAGNNNNNNNNNNNNNNNNNNNNNNNNNNNNNNNNNNNNNNNNNNNNNNNNNNNNNNNNNNNNNNNNNNNNNNNNNNNNNNNNNNNNNNNNNNNNNNNNNNNNNNNNNNNNNNNNNNNNNNNNNNNNNNNNNNNNNNNNNNNNNNNNNNNNNNNNNNNNNNNNNNNNNNNNNNNNNNNNNNNNNNNNNNNNNNNNNNNNNNNNNNNNNNNNNNNNNNNNNNNNNNNNNNNNNNNNNNNNNNNNNNNNNNNNNNNNNNNNNNNNNNNNNNNNNNNNNNNNNNNNNNNNNNNNNNNNNNNNNNNNNNNNNNNNNNNNNNNNNNNNNNNNNNNNNNNNNNNNNNNNNNNNNNNNNNNNNNNNNNNNNNNNNNNNNNNNNNNNNNNNNNNNNNNNNNNNNNNNNNNNaaggagaaagaacaaaaaagtaaagTGGAGAGTGGTAGAGGAAAGCCTTtagcctctacacacacacactaatgcacacaaattttagaaaaactCACTTCACGGATGAATGCACACATCTTACTGGTTTCTCATCCACCAGCCGTGTGCTCTTGGTCCTCAGTTTCCACACAGTCCTCTCTCCACTTAGTGTGGCCTCGTGGAAACCGCCCGAGGATGAGTGGAGAGGGCCCTAGTCCTTGTGTGTGCCTTTAAGCAAGGCTGCATCCTCCACACTGGTAAAGCGGGTGTGAAAACTGCACTTGTCATTTGGAAGTATTTATGAAGAATCCCGGAGGGCTTGGCGAGTAGGATGCCAGCCCTCCACTGGAGCATCTCCTGAAGAGAGAGACGTGAAGCTGGAGGCTAAAGGCAGTAGAGGTATATTTCCTTCTCCTTATAGGACAGTGAGCATAATCATGGCTACAGACCCACAATCAACACCGATCTGCATAGACATTATTgggaattttgtttatttattttaaagatttagtgtgtgtgtgtgtgtgtgtgtgtgtgtgtgtgtgtgtgtctgcaggtatATTGAGGTGATTCCTGATGtatgaagaggccagaagagagtgttgttgaatctcttggaactagagttacaggtggttatcagctaccatgtggatgctagaaaccaaatttaagtcctctggaagagcagaagatgctcttaaccaattagccacctttccagccttttattttttctaattattattttacatgtatgattgTTGTACcttcatgtatctctgtgtgccatgtgtgtactGTACCTAAGGAGGTCAGgagacagcatcagatcccctgtaatTGTAATTACAAAAACTGGTCCAGGTTAATGTGATCAGGCTATGTTTGGTGATGGACATGTGTTTGAATAGCTTCTAGCCTCTCATGGGTCTAAGAATTATCATACCTTTCTTGATAACTATACTTTGATTATGTGGCTCTCAGGTCCTTACAGACACTCTGTAAGGTGTCTCAAAGAGATAAGGGACTGACAACTAtaaattttaagtgattttttttttcttgagacagggtctcatgtatcctaggctagcctcaaactccctattgAATGATAAATTAGGACATCACTGCCTCTAGGTATGATGGAGGCGATGgcttattgtagatatgagggagagcaGACCCAGAGGCAGCTGGGAGGGTCTAGACTGAACCaggccatgagaggagagagtggTGGGGGAGAGCATGAGAGGAAGCTACAAGAGAGTGGGGAAGACGGCAGAAGAGGAGCGGTGGCCAAGAAGCCAAGAGTGAGGCAGGACACCAAGACACCTCATGTCCAAAATGGTTGGGTTGTCTGGGGAtcaggctgggggaagggaagggaagtgcagcccctgggagggagaggtttaGGCAAGGGAAGGGGTGAGAAGTGCTGAGAGAAGACACAAACAGACACTGGGTGGGACTTGTCCCAGGTTTCTTTGAGACCTTTGTAGCTAAAGATGGCCTTAAGCTCCTGCTATCCTCCTGCTTCCGTCTCCCAAGTGATGAGAGGCCTGTGCTACTAGACCTCATTTATTTGGTACTGGGATTGGAACCCGGTGTTTCATGTATGCTAAGCAACATGCTATCgactgagttacttcactcaacCCTAACAATtgtaaatcttataaaaaatattCTGCCTAGGGATAGAGTTCAGTAGTAGAGTCCTTGCTTAAAATAAATGTCCTATGAAAAGGGACTTTAGCTGCCTATGGTTAATGCGTTGGCTGGGACAAATGCTAAATTGTCTTGGCAGCCTTGATCTCTCCCAGGTTGAGGGGAAATCCAGCCTTGGGCTGCAGGGGACTGTGTAG
The sequence above is a segment of the Microtus ochrogaster isolate Prairie Vole_2 chromosome 6, MicOch1.0, whole genome shotgun sequence genome. Coding sequences within it:
- the Prxl2a gene encoding redox-regulatory protein FAM213A isoform X1 — encoded protein: MSFLQDASFFTMGMWSIGAGALGAAALAVLLANTDMFLSKPRKAELEYLEDIDLKTLGKESRTFKAKELWEKNGAVIMAVRRPGCFLCRAEAADLSSLKPQLDELGVPLYAVVKEQVKAEVKDFQPYFKGEIFLDEKKKFYGPERRKMMFMGLIRLGVWYNSFRAWNGGFSGNLEGEGFILGGVFVIGPGKQGVLLEHREKEFGDKVNPFSVLEAVKKIKPQNPASGES
- the Prxl2a gene encoding redox-regulatory protein FAM213A isoform X2, encoding MDASFFTMGMWSIGAGALGAAALAVLLANTDMFLSKPRKAELEYLEDIDLKTLGKESRTFKAKELWEKNGAVIMAVRRPGCFLCRAEAADLSSLKPQLDELGVPLYAVVKEQVKAEVKDFQPYFKGEIFLDEKKKFYGPERRKMMFMGLIRLGVWYNSFRAWNGGFSGNLEGEGFILGGVFVIGPGKQGVLLEHREKEFGDKVNPFSVLEAVKKIKPQNPASGES
- the Prxl2a gene encoding redox-regulatory protein FAM213A isoform X3; amino-acid sequence: MGMWSIGAGALGAAALAVLLANTDMFLSKPRKAELEYLEDIDLKTLGKESRTFKAKELWEKNGAVIMAVRRPGCFLCRAEAADLSSLKPQLDELGVPLYAVVKEQVKAEVKDFQPYFKGEIFLDEKKKFYGPERRKMMFMGLIRLGVWYNSFRAWNGGFSGNLEGEGFILGGVFVIGPGKQGVLLEHREKEFGDKVNPFSVLEAVKKIKPQNPASGES